One Lacunisphaera limnophila DNA window includes the following coding sequences:
- the rpe gene encoding ribulose-phosphate 3-epimerase — translation MPFSPILAPSLLAGDHAHLSISAHLAAEAGAPWLHLDIMDGHFVPNLTFGPEVLAALRRAGLKTFFDTHLMLAEPHKYVEAFAKAGANLISIHIEPAYDHRATLARIRELGCQCGIVLNPGTPASAIAPFVDLVDLVLVMTVQPGFGGQPFRADMLPKIREIDGWRQSRGLKFRLEVDGGIDLATAAQCRAAGTDTFVAGTSFFKAPDRAAYARAMAALA, via the coding sequence ATGCCTTTCTCCCCCATTCTCGCCCCCTCCCTGCTCGCCGGTGACCACGCGCATCTCTCGATCAGCGCCCACCTCGCCGCCGAGGCCGGCGCCCCCTGGCTCCACCTCGACATCATGGACGGGCATTTCGTGCCCAACCTGACCTTCGGCCCCGAGGTGCTGGCCGCCCTGCGCCGCGCCGGCCTGAAAACCTTTTTCGACACTCACCTGATGCTCGCCGAGCCGCACAAATACGTTGAAGCCTTCGCGAAGGCCGGCGCCAACCTGATCAGCATCCACATCGAGCCCGCCTACGATCACCGCGCCACCCTCGCCCGCATCCGCGAACTCGGTTGCCAGTGCGGAATCGTGCTCAATCCCGGCACCCCCGCCTCGGCCATCGCGCCATTCGTCGATCTCGTCGACCTCGTCCTCGTGATGACCGTGCAGCCCGGCTTCGGCGGCCAGCCCTTCCGCGCCGACATGCTGCCCAAGATCCGCGAGATCGACGGCTGGCGCCAAAGTCGCGGCCTGAAATTCCGGCTCGAGGTGGACGGCGGCATCGACCTCGCCACCGCCGCCCAATGTCGCGCCGCCGGCACCGACACCTTCGTCGCCGGCACCTCGTTCTTCAAGGCTCCCGACCGGGCCGCATATGCCCGGGCCATGGCCGCGTTGGCCTGA
- a CDS encoding tetratricopeptide repeat protein yields MHRPSPLFSLAALAVLLLLPARLAADLVWTPDGGWKVEGGALSSLMGEDGRNALDLMNKARLAEEAGKDGTALRHYNSVTKRYRNSVYAAEALYRTGLIQQKQRKYHKAFQSYQALVSGYPNSEKFNQVIGEQYRIASDLTDGKRAKTWSWFPGFRSRERGVAYFETIVFTAPYSDYAPLALMNAAKGYKKMNETPAAIDALDRMINTYPRNVLTPDAYLRIAETHTSLVDGPAYDQASTTDAITYYEDYMILFPGHSGMAAAEKGLDEMKTVLAQSKLVIADYYFKHRKNYKAAKVFYNEAITVYPDSAVATQAREKLTVVDAKLEEMAAAAPAPSDTPKPATPKKPKRFWIF; encoded by the coding sequence CCCTGTTTTCCCTTGCCGCGCTCGCGGTGCTCCTGCTCCTCCCTGCCCGCCTCGCCGCCGACCTGGTCTGGACACCCGACGGCGGCTGGAAGGTCGAGGGGGGTGCCCTCTCCAGCCTCATGGGCGAGGACGGTCGCAACGCCCTGGACCTGATGAACAAGGCGCGCCTCGCTGAGGAAGCCGGCAAGGACGGCACCGCCCTCCGCCACTACAACAGCGTCACGAAGCGCTACCGCAATTCCGTCTACGCCGCCGAGGCCCTCTACCGCACCGGCCTGATCCAGCAGAAGCAGCGCAAGTACCACAAGGCCTTCCAGAGCTACCAGGCCCTGGTCAGCGGCTACCCCAACTCGGAGAAGTTCAACCAGGTCATCGGCGAACAGTACCGCATCGCCTCTGACCTCACCGACGGCAAACGCGCCAAGACTTGGAGCTGGTTTCCCGGCTTCCGCAGCCGCGAGCGCGGGGTCGCCTATTTCGAAACCATCGTTTTCACCGCGCCTTACAGCGACTACGCCCCGCTCGCCCTCATGAATGCGGCCAAGGGCTACAAGAAGATGAACGAGACCCCCGCGGCCATCGATGCGCTGGACCGCATGATCAACACCTACCCGCGCAACGTCCTGACGCCCGACGCCTACCTGCGCATCGCCGAGACGCACACCTCCCTCGTGGACGGCCCCGCCTACGACCAGGCCTCCACCACCGATGCCATCACCTACTACGAGGACTACATGATCCTCTTCCCCGGGCACTCCGGCATGGCCGCCGCGGAGAAGGGCCTCGACGAGATGAAGACCGTCCTTGCCCAGAGCAAACTCGTCATCGCCGACTACTACTTCAAGCACCGCAAGAACTACAAGGCGGCGAAGGTCTTCTACAACGAGGCCATCACCGTCTATCCCGATTCCGCCGTCGCCACCCAGGCCCGCGAGAAACTCACCGTGGTCGATGCCAAGCTCGAGGAAATGGCCGCGGCCGCCCCGGCCCCGTCCGACACCCCCAAGCCGGCCACGCCCAAGAAGCCGAAGCGCTTCTGGATTTTCTAA
- a CDS encoding alpha/beta fold hydrolase: MKLRTLALLCLGLFGCTGLIATEPTPASAPTVLVSVHGAWAGGWQMKKVAPILEAQGWKVYRPSLPGLGEHYPRATPDIGLNDHIDDIVNLILFEDLHDIILLGHSYGGMVITGVADRIPGRIRRLVYLDAFLPTDGESLMSLRPRQGDMDLEKMTKDGFIIPTWVQPDRPLPRDVPHPLKTFTDAISLKNPAAAQVPATYILTVDPGKSPETDTFYASSERARARGWPVIIMEADHVPNWRKPAETAALLLGLK; encoded by the coding sequence ATGAAGCTCCGAACGCTTGCCCTCCTGTGCCTCGGCCTGTTCGGCTGCACCGGCCTGATCGCCACCGAGCCGACACCGGCTTCCGCCCCCACCGTCCTCGTCAGCGTCCACGGCGCCTGGGCCGGCGGCTGGCAGATGAAGAAGGTCGCGCCGATCCTCGAGGCCCAGGGCTGGAAGGTCTACCGCCCGTCCCTGCCCGGACTCGGCGAACACTACCCCCGGGCCACGCCCGACATCGGCCTGAACGACCACATCGACGATATCGTGAACCTCATCCTCTTCGAGGACCTGCATGACATCATCCTGCTCGGCCACAGCTACGGCGGCATGGTCATCACCGGCGTCGCCGACCGCATCCCCGGGCGGATCCGTCGCCTCGTTTACCTCGACGCGTTTCTGCCCACCGATGGCGAAAGCCTCATGAGTCTCCGCCCCCGTCAGGGCGACATGGATCTGGAGAAGATGACCAAGGATGGATTCATCATCCCCACCTGGGTCCAGCCCGACCGCCCGCTCCCCCGGGACGTGCCCCATCCGCTCAAGACCTTCACGGATGCGATCAGCTTGAAAAATCCCGCCGCCGCCCAAGTCCCCGCGACCTATATCCTGACGGTCGATCCGGGCAAATCGCCCGAGACGGACACTTTCTATGCTTCCTCCGAACGCGCCCGGGCCCGCGGCTGGCCGGTCATCATCATGGAAGCCGACCACGTCCCCAACTGGCGCAAGCCGGCGGAGACGGCCGCATTGCTGCTAGGGCTCAAGTGA
- the lptE gene encoding LPS assembly lipoprotein LptE: MRALRLLTPGLCLLATVLGFTGCAGYQLGTGTAPKFTTLFVAPVTSEALVPQARVELTTRLREAFLRDGRVQLAASAESADAVLQVTIARYGRTLAVSQPTDTGLARRFDLNLQARASLLKRGSEEPYFADRVLEATRGVFTDDGLVPAESQIIPVLADSLANEAVHAVLDTW; this comes from the coding sequence ATGCGTGCCCTCCGTCTTCTGACCCCCGGCCTCTGCCTGCTGGCCACGGTCCTCGGCTTCACCGGTTGCGCCGGCTACCAGCTGGGCACCGGGACGGCTCCGAAGTTCACCACGCTCTTCGTCGCCCCCGTCACCAGCGAGGCGCTCGTCCCCCAGGCCCGTGTGGAACTCACCACCCGCCTCCGCGAGGCCTTCCTCCGCGACGGCCGCGTGCAACTCGCCGCCTCGGCCGAGTCCGCTGACGCCGTCCTTCAGGTCACGATCGCCCGCTACGGCCGCACCCTGGCTGTCTCGCAGCCCACCGACACCGGCCTCGCCCGACGCTTCGACCTGAACCTGCAGGCCCGCGCCTCGCTCCTGAAACGCGGCAGTGAGGAACCATACTTCGCGGATCGCGTGCTGGAAGCCACCCGCGGCGTCTTCACCGACGACGGCCTCGTTCCCGCCGAATCTCAGATCATCCCCGTCCTCGCAGACTCGCTGGCCAACGAAGCCGTCCACGCCGTCCTGGACACCTGGTGA